A window of Methanolobus sediminis contains these coding sequences:
- a CDS encoding 50S ribosomal protein L44e — translation MRIPKRFRTHCPSCKKHTEHVVERVKKGKASTLTHIERQKKRQSGIGNSGKFSKVPGGDKPTKRIWLRYRCTECNKAHQRPCFRAKKFDFAE, via the coding sequence ATGAGGATTCCAAAGAGATTCAGAACACACTGCCCTTCATGCAAAAAACACACAGAGCATGTTGTTGAGAGAGTAAAGAAGGGTAAGGCATCAACACTTACACACATCGAAAGACAGAAGAAACGCCAGAGCGGAATTGGAAACAGTGGAAAGTTCTCAAAGGTGCCTGGTGGAGACAAGCCAACAAAGAGAATATGGCTCAGGTACAGGTGCACAGAATGTAACAAGGCACACCAGAGACCATGCTTCAGAGCAAAGAAATTCGACTTCGCAGAGTGA
- the rqcH gene encoding ribosome rescue protein RqcH, with product MKKEMTSADVAALALELSSGETSIIDAKIAKIYQPAPDEIRINLFVYEKGRDNLVIEAGKRAHMSQHIRPSPKIPQSFPMMLRKHIMAGRITFVKQYDFDRILEIGVVRGGVETVLVVELFSPGNIVLLDSERKIILPMKPVTFKGRRIRSGEVYQYPEAQISPVDAKASDLEAVFAGSDADVVRTIATRFNLGGVLAEEVCARSGVNKSEPAKEISSDGIQAIISALQDVFKPLLSGDLKPCLVKKDDKGKVKPFDVLPFELSIYSDSEKESFPTFNAALDEFFGKAAAESVQEAVTAVKKEKVDVFARRLQKQEDAIEKFGTDADKQTRIAEVIYANYIDIEQIINVLKQARDKGYSWDEIKSILKKAKDTVPAAKWIENINSAEGNIVLNLDGTRATIDIKLTIPQNAQVYYDKAKKLTKKKDGALKAIEDTKLAMQKREKKVSNKRKVSNKKYWYERFRWFMSSDGFLVVAGRDADTNEEIVKKYMEKRDIVFHTQDPGAPITVIKTMGEDVPEETLQETAQFVVSYSSVWKSGQFSGDCYWIKPEQVSKTPETGEYLKKGSFVIRGERNYFRDVQVAAAIGLELEGSTRVIGGPTSAVRKYGQHVVEVVPGKYNQNDVAKKIYKIYVEKLKEPNFVKQIASPDKIAMMLPPGESDIKV from the coding sequence ATGAAGAAGGAAATGACGAGTGCTGATGTAGCTGCCCTTGCCCTTGAGTTAAGCTCAGGTGAGACATCTATAATAGATGCTAAAATAGCTAAGATTTACCAGCCTGCACCCGACGAGATAAGAATAAATCTCTTTGTCTATGAAAAAGGCAGGGATAACCTTGTGATCGAGGCAGGGAAACGTGCTCATATGAGCCAGCATATCCGTCCAAGTCCCAAGATTCCACAGTCATTCCCCATGATGCTCAGAAAGCACATCATGGCAGGGCGAATCACATTTGTCAAACAGTACGACTTTGACAGGATACTTGAGATCGGTGTTGTACGTGGCGGTGTGGAAACAGTTCTTGTTGTTGAACTGTTCTCTCCGGGAAACATTGTCCTTCTTGATTCCGAGCGAAAGATCATCCTTCCGATGAAACCGGTAACGTTCAAGGGAAGAAGAATACGTAGCGGTGAAGTATACCAATATCCGGAAGCCCAGATCAGCCCTGTTGATGCCAAGGCCAGCGATCTTGAAGCTGTATTTGCAGGGTCGGATGCTGATGTTGTAAGGACCATTGCAACAAGGTTCAACCTTGGTGGAGTGCTTGCGGAAGAGGTATGTGCCAGGTCAGGAGTTAACAAATCCGAACCTGCAAAGGAAATAAGTTCAGATGGAATTCAGGCAATCATTTCTGCTCTACAGGATGTTTTTAAGCCACTGTTGTCAGGTGACCTAAAACCCTGTCTTGTGAAAAAGGATGACAAGGGTAAGGTGAAGCCATTTGATGTGCTTCCGTTTGAGTTATCTATTTACAGTGATTCTGAAAAGGAATCATTCCCTACATTTAATGCTGCTCTTGATGAGTTCTTCGGAAAAGCTGCTGCAGAATCTGTGCAGGAAGCGGTCACAGCTGTCAAGAAAGAAAAGGTTGACGTATTTGCCCGTCGTCTGCAAAAACAGGAAGATGCCATTGAAAAGTTCGGAACGGATGCAGACAAGCAAACCCGTATTGCAGAAGTCATCTATGCAAATTATATTGATATAGAACAGATAATCAATGTACTGAAACAGGCTCGTGACAAGGGTTACTCATGGGATGAGATTAAATCCATCTTGAAAAAGGCAAAGGATACTGTTCCTGCTGCAAAGTGGATAGAGAATATCAATTCAGCAGAAGGGAATATTGTTCTGAATCTCGATGGTACAAGAGCCACTATAGATATTAAACTTACAATTCCTCAGAATGCACAGGTCTATTATGATAAGGCTAAGAAGCTCACCAAAAAGAAAGATGGTGCCCTTAAAGCCATAGAAGATACTAAACTTGCCATGCAGAAACGCGAAAAGAAAGTTTCTAACAAACGCAAGGTCAGTAATAAAAAGTACTGGTATGAGCGCTTCAGATGGTTCATGTCCTCCGATGGATTCCTCGTGGTTGCAGGCAGGGATGCCGATACTAATGAGGAGATCGTTAAAAAATACATGGAAAAGCGTGATATCGTATTCCACACTCAGGATCCCGGAGCTCCTATTACAGTTATCAAGACTATGGGCGAAGATGTGCCTGAGGAGACTCTGCAGGAGACTGCACAGTTTGTGGTTTCCTATTCAAGTGTATGGAAATCAGGCCAGTTCAGCGGTGATTGTTACTGGATAAAGCCTGAACAGGTATCCAAGACACCGGAAACCGGAGAATATCTTAAGAAAGGTTCTTTCGTAATACGTGGTGAAAGGAACTATTTCAGGGATGTCCAGGTTGCTGCAGCTATTGGCCTTGAACTTGAAGGAAGCACAAGGGTCATTGGCGGTCCGACATCTGCTGTCCGCAAATATGGTCAGCATGTGGTGGAAGTTGTTCCGGGTAAATATAACCAGAATGATGTTGCCAAAAAGATATACAAGATATATGTGGAGAAATTAAAAGAGCCAAATTTCGTCAAGCAGATAGCATCACCTGATAAGATCGCAATGATGTTGCCACCAGGTGAATCTGATATTAAGGTGTGA
- a CDS encoding translation initiation factor IF-2 subunit alpha — MDDNNWPESGDFVVCTVKNVTDFGAYTTLEEFDGKEGFIHISEIKAGWVKYVRDHVREGQKVVCKVLNVDPSRRHIDLSLKDVNEHQKRAKIQDWKNEQKAFKWLQFVSEETGTSNDEMEKIKPKLLESFGSLYSAFEEAAMSGEDAFNDVKMKKKIVTSIVKVAQSNIKLPFVDIAGYIDLNCYLPDGIEIIKLALEAGNEIEEEGVKVDISYTGAPRYRIKVIAPDYKKAESVLKKSSNAAIDTIEKLGGKGEFHRHNDTVKA, encoded by the coding sequence ATGGATGATAACAACTGGCCTGAAAGCGGGGACTTTGTTGTCTGTACCGTAAAGAATGTTACTGATTTCGGTGCATACACAACCCTTGAAGAATTCGATGGAAAAGAAGGTTTTATCCACATATCGGAGATTAAGGCCGGATGGGTCAAATACGTAAGAGACCATGTGCGCGAAGGACAGAAGGTAGTCTGCAAAGTTCTGAATGTGGACCCCTCACGTCGCCACATCGACCTGTCCCTTAAAGATGTCAACGAGCACCAGAAACGTGCAAAGATACAGGACTGGAAGAACGAGCAGAAGGCATTCAAGTGGCTTCAGTTCGTTTCAGAGGAAACGGGAACCAGCAATGATGAGATGGAAAAAATCAAACCAAAATTGCTGGAGAGTTTCGGCAGTCTTTATTCTGCATTCGAAGAAGCAGCCATGAGTGGCGAAGATGCTTTTAACGATGTAAAGATGAAGAAGAAGATTGTCACAAGCATCGTAAAGGTTGCTCAGAGCAATATTAAACTGCCATTTGTAGACATTGCCGGATACATAGACCTCAATTGCTATCTGCCTGATGGAATAGAGATCATTAAACTGGCTCTTGAAGCAGGAAATGAAATTGAGGAAGAAGGAGTCAAAGTAGACATCAGTTATACTGGTGCACCAAGATATAGGATCAAGGTAATTGCTCCTGACTACAAGAAAGCTGAATCCGTGCTCAAGAAGTCCTCAAACGCAGCTATAGATACTATTGAGAAGCTTGGTGGAAAAGGCGAATTCCACAGGCATAATGA
- the priS gene encoding DNA primase catalytic subunit PriS codes for MDERTRQFVVSAFQNYYSTADIKLPPDFTSREWGFIEFTSGQDTFMKRHRAFGSEGELHDYLRGIGPAHAYYSVAYYEYPGAPKMKEKNWLKADLIFDIDSDHLPGGINSYADMLEKGKKETLKLLEFLMDDFGFREEQVHAVFSGGRGYHFHISEESVLSLGSAERREIVDYVSSKGLNLDRIFSKKDISGDAGAESAKIAVFPSEDDGGWGGRINRYLITYLSSIAKDEDAVKILSGFKGIGKTTAEKLVDNFQDESRVAALKKGKMDALGGIKKEILMTIVNKGVEQMAACVDEPVTADIKRLIRLPGSLHGKSGMKVTALSIDELETFEPLNDAVVFGDKSVRIKVIKPFAVQMKGNDLMVEEGVQEVPEYAAIYLMCRGVAEYGR; via the coding sequence ATGGATGAAAGGACAAGACAGTTCGTGGTATCTGCATTTCAGAACTATTATTCTACGGCAGACATAAAGTTGCCACCCGATTTTACTTCAAGAGAATGGGGTTTCATTGAGTTTACCAGCGGACAGGATACTTTCATGAAAAGACATCGTGCTTTTGGTTCAGAGGGAGAGCTTCATGATTACCTGCGCGGGATCGGACCTGCGCATGCCTATTATTCTGTTGCGTATTATGAGTATCCTGGCGCTCCTAAAATGAAGGAAAAGAACTGGCTTAAAGCCGATCTTATTTTTGATATTGATTCAGACCACCTGCCCGGAGGAATAAATTCCTACGCTGACATGCTTGAAAAAGGAAAGAAAGAAACGCTGAAACTCCTTGAGTTCCTGATGGATGATTTCGGGTTCAGGGAAGAACAGGTTCATGCTGTGTTCTCAGGAGGAAGAGGTTATCACTTCCACATCAGCGAAGAGTCTGTACTTTCACTTGGAAGTGCGGAGAGAAGAGAAATTGTTGATTATGTCAGTTCAAAGGGACTGAACCTTGACAGAATATTTTCCAAGAAAGATATTTCCGGTGACGCAGGTGCTGAATCTGCCAAGATAGCAGTTTTCCCATCAGAAGATGACGGGGGTTGGGGCGGACGGATCAACCGGTATCTTATCACATACCTTAGTTCAATTGCAAAGGATGAAGATGCAGTAAAGATATTAAGTGGGTTCAAAGGAATTGGAAAGACCACTGCAGAAAAGCTTGTGGATAATTTTCAGGATGAATCCAGGGTTGCTGCTTTGAAGAAAGGGAAAATGGATGCCCTTGGTGGCATCAAGAAAGAGATTCTAATGACCATTGTCAATAAGGGTGTTGAGCAGATGGCAGCATGTGTGGACGAACCTGTAACTGCAGATATTAAGAGACTGATCAGGCTTCCGGGTTCGCTTCATGGAAAATCAGGGATGAAAGTAACTGCACTTTCAATTGATGAACTTGAAACTTTTGAACCGCTTAATGATGCGGTTGTCTTTGGTGACAAGTCGGTAAGAATAAAAGTAATAAAACCGTTTGCTGTGCAGATGAAAGGTAATGACCTGATGGTCGAGGAAGGTGTACAGGAAGTTCCTGAATATGCCGCAATTTACCTTATGTGCAGAGGTGTTGCAGAATATGGACGGTAA
- a CDS encoding 30S ribosomal protein S27e yields MINKPKSRFLRVKCNDCENEQVIFGSASRKVTCLVCGRTLAEPTGGKSTITTHILEVLE; encoded by the coding sequence ATGATAAACAAACCAAAAAGCAGATTCTTACGTGTAAAATGCAATGATTGTGAGAACGAGCAGGTAATTTTCGGCAGTGCAAGCCGCAAGGTAACATGCCTTGTATGCGGAAGGACACTTGCGGAACCTACCGGCGGCAAGTCAACAATCACAACACACATACTCGAAGTACTCGAGTAG